The Ricinus communis isolate WT05 ecotype wild-type chromosome 8, ASM1957865v1, whole genome shotgun sequence sequence AAAGCGAAACCCAAAAACTTATCAACCATATCTAAGGTTAAGAAAGGGGACTCCGGTTGCTCCAGCTCGGATTTACTCCTCTCCGACCGGACAAAACCCGGATGAATCGGAATTCCGCCGGCAAGAATTACCGGAGTAAGATCCACGCGACCAGCACGTGAAGATACTTCATGCACTAAGTTCGCTCCTGAACTATCTCCAATAAGAAAAACACGAGTAAAATCGCCATAATCATTGACCCAAGGCTCATATGATTCGCCTTTAGCCAAAGAACGTAGCCAAAGGAGAGTGGAGAACCCATCATCAACAGCAGCCGGAAGACGGTGCTCAGGGGCTAGCCTGAGGTAGACAGAGACGCAAATGGCATTAGCAGACCTTGCAAGCCTAGTATATATGTTATAATACATATACCAATCAGCTTGGCTAATGCAAAAGCCACCACCATGGAAATGGATGATTATTGGTAGCTTATTATAGTTTTGCTTTTGGTTTTTATTCTCTGGAAGATAAATTCTAACACGAAGACCTGACTCTGAATCAATGGTAAGGTCTTTTACGGCTACTCCATCAATGAAATTGTCATGGGCAGGGACTGGTTCAGACATGAACTTGACCTGAGGCGGTCCAGTCCATGTACGGTCGACTGAACCATCATCATAGAGCCTTAGCCAACCAGATACCTCGTCCACAAGCTTTCTTTCACGGACCATAGTTAACAGGTTGTAATTAAGGGTGGGAAAATTGAAATGTTTGAAGCggagacagagagagagagagagagagggttgATTTGAGAATGGGTGAGCACTTCTGATGGCCTTGGCCACCGTATATATAGTAGTTTAATTCAAAGTGAAGTGGGggttaatttaattcaaagaGAAGGTCCTACACGGCACTTGTCTTTCCTTTTTTGGACTGTagaaaatcatatatatatattaacaggTAATTCGATATAGGAGAGGCTGTTATCtcaatttagtattttatattttaatattaaataattaaatataatttttattatttaaaataataaatatgtgtcaatcatctaaaatatataacaagtttagataaaaatttctttttaatataaatcaaataattgatatatttcattatataaaactaataaatatatatcaatcatttATCGCATCGGTATATAGgcgataaaataaataaaatctatacatatcaaaatattaatattttatttattgatatacacattttatattagtaagatattattaaaattaaataataatttttttaaaagtcaaaattCTTACATTTCattagagataatttttttttttttggtaatatgggatattaaaattaaaaaaagtaaaataaaaataaaagaataaattatgcATGCAGCCGTGGGAACCACCATCCACTTCTCATCCTTTATTAAATTGAATGGAAATTGGGACGAATTTGTGGAGAAGAAGGGTTTAGTCCAGCGGTTACAAACCAAGAAATTTCTGggtttaatataattatgtgAAATGTTATTTAAATCGCTacattaatattctttttcaaatatattgacatagtttattcatattagtcgaaatataattaagtttgagtttgagtttaaatcaaattatttaattttaataaaataaaggaaaaatgaagctggaaaaataaaaagtctaAGTCGTCCCTAAAAGTGTAGAAGACAAAGACATAATAGTTCTtaacaacaaaattattaggaGGAATTTGTGGCGAAAGTGAAAGAAGCAGCCCACTATTACGCGTATTCAATTAacactttatttttctcattattcATAGTCAATTTAGATTTTCAAAAGGAAAGAGACAATGGGGATTGGGGGCGGACCTAACCTAACCCCCCAACTGTTATTCTTCAGGCTTGAAACATGCTCATGATTAGTATCCCTTTTAAATTTAACGACTTATAATTTAACATTTCTTGGTCAAGACTCGATGGGTCTAAGCATTATTACCAGAAATTCCACGAAATTTTccactaaattaaaaaaaaaatagaggaaTTATACAGtgttttttaagaaaattgattttcacgacatttttttaaaaaaatttagaaaattaatactaaaacatacgaaaaatataatgaaattaaaatttaaaatttcagttTCCGCTAATGATATCATTAATGTAAAGTAGTTATAACAATTAAAGAAACAATCAAAAATCAGAGAGACATACAAAGAGAGTTCGATTAAAATAGTCAAATTTTTAACCcgataaaagaaatgattttaacactgttttgataattttatttttttagtttttaaatctaattacaTCAATTATTTTGGTTTAGTTATGATTTAACTAGACCAAATCAagtaattttagttttttcttatatggtGATGGAGATCATTATGCAATATTACATTACCATTAtgctattttaatttaattttatattactttatagaaatttattattattttgtccatttatgaaatttttcttttataaaataaataaaaaaacaatagaTAGAGTTAatgcatttttttatatgttttattaagTAGATAACTATAAACAACTTACCCTCTATGATACATAAGTTATGTACTTTATTCATATGGTATATAAATGTATtgaattataattgattttttgatattttgtaaaatttgaatttatttaggCTAAACGAGTTTTAAATTTCAGTTGCTTTGCTTCAAATACAAGTACGAtacaaattgataaaaagaatttaagacAACCAGCTAAtgattgaattttaaataatatttgatgaatttttttattttaattttttattttatgttattatttaaaaaaacatatttctatatttagctttattttttatgacaataaacttttatttaatatttttaaaaaatatttaaatgtagtagttattttaaatttattgaataaaaaatattcaaacaatgaatttgaaatatataatttcaaattcttATACTATCCAGATAGaggatttttaaattaacGAATTTCAAATGTTAgattttaactattaaattttaaatttaaattttaaatataaattaatgtatCTAAACGCAcaataattgaaaatgaaaaataattcttaataaaataaaaaaaaatctagctgaaaaaataataagtctAAGTCGTCACTAAAAGTGTAAAAGACCAGAAAAAACATAATAGTTCTTTTCCaggaaaaatagaagaaaaaacaatacTCTTTGGAGGAAACACTGATGCTGCTTTTAAAGAACAACTGGGAAGGCTGCTGCTTTTATAGAGAAATTGGGAATTGTGATGTTGGGGTGGTAATTTGAAATTCAAAGGGGAATGCATGGTAGCTGCTAGcttactaatttataattggtCGAAATCatatataagttattttaaaattttaatgttataatttttatatataaaaatgaataaatgtttatactcatttaaatttaattgtctatttcCATGTAATATTAGCTAAGAGagtaaaatatagaaaaaaatattaaaaaataagttttattgGACATGTTTGTGTTAAGACCTAAGAGTGAGACGCGTGGACTGATTACTTTACCAGGCTTAGCCGAAATATTATGAGAtaatatttggtggagataatGTGTATTATCTTggatatacatatatttaggAAGATTAATCTTGGTGGAGGActcactatatatatatctacaaatttagttttaaaaggagaaagaaatgTCTCTCTTATCTGTTCGCCGCCATATCTCTACATCTATCCATCATTCTTTTTTCTGCAATTTTCTTTACAATTCTTTTTCTCCAAACACTTTACTTTTTAgttcaattattcttttaagattGAAGGAGGttttcaagaagaaaaacGATGATCAATCATTTTCCTATCttgaaaaaattttgaatctaGAGAaagattttacttttatttttgttttaatgtctttttatttaataatcataatcattgagttaaatatattaggcTAGTTTCTATAAgtgtttaatttagtttttttacttacgtatgaaccttgttatacttttatttaatgagtgatttatttatcttcagatctttattagttttagttgaatgtattagaaacatcatatttacttcaatctatattggtataagaaattttagttatatcATTAGCTTAggtaattaaagaaaaagaaatagcaCTATTTCATTCAATTACATCTATCTTTAAGGTTAAAACAGAGGGAATACTGAGTAATTGACTAGGTTAAATACGgtatttatcatatagtttatTAAAGTCATttcattgcatatttattttattagtttattttatttcttttctgaatattattttctcacaatattgatttaaaaaatttaaatttatttttatcgttttgtgttgataattaatttttataagaagTTGTATTATAGTTTCTTAAAATGGCAGTAAGAGTTGATGGATAAGACGGGTATGTTAATTCAAAACTCAAGCAGCTAGGTCTGATTGGCTAATGTGACCAGGTTTGTGTTTATTTTTAGGACAAGCAACAAAGTGGCTCATAGCCTTGTACATCCGGGACTCTCAGTTGGGATTGAATTCATTTGGTTGGAGAATGAGGCACCTTTATGGCTTCATGGCCTTCTGATTCATGATCTCTTTTCTTGGTATGGTTTTTCCCTTTGAGAGTTTTATATGACAAAGTtttctaataagataatcTCTGATGCCATTTCAGtcaaatttaatgaaaattctttctatttctaagAGAAAAGGCTATCTCacgtatttgattaaaatttccttttcttattatttctagtcaatttagattttcaaattgatttgtaaaaggaaaaaaaaaaaaaggattggGGGTGGACCTATGCTCCAACTTctgaaatattattatttaggtTGAAACATACTCAGTTTGATTTATAATATGTCTTtttaaacataataaattatattttctctcctttctctttatataatagtatttaatttccGTGAAGTACACGTAAATATTAGTAGTTGAATTTGTTATtgtctatataataaaaaataaaataatatttaaaatataaaataaaaataacatttttagtgtaataaattaatataatatttaaataaactaattatttaaattttagtttatttttataaaatatattgatgtGTTCACAATTTAAGTTCGGTTgtaatttaaattcatattttaaagaCTTTAATCAAGTCTAAacaactattaaaatattttgtcaTTAGTGAAAGTCAAATTTCATTGATCAATGCCacacttttttttcttacaattcttttcttttttaatttagatttgtTAAGCTCACCACTATTCTATAGATTTTAGTAGCCATTTTCATCCATTAGGTTCTACAATTGAAAGTTTGATACAATAAAATTGGTTAGTAAATATATCGAGAAACCGGCTCAACAGCATTTGATttgactaattttttaataaattatatattatattttttttttcttttacgaTTTTTCTTCATGAATTCTCGcaataaaatgttttaataaGATAACTTCCAGCTTGTTATTAATGAAATCCATTTCTCTTTCACACATAACTAATATGTTAATCATAAGGAAAGTGAtgtctttctcaaaattctgcTTTTTTTGGACATTGGAAAGTTCTCAtttcttgaattctttttgctgttcttttttcttttttcctctgaATTCCCACTCCTTTAAATTGATCTTCTTCTGCATGTGTCTGTgatgcttcttcttcttgcctCTGATTTCCTTGTAGTTTCCTTACCACTAATAAATTACAGGGTCCAATTCCTAACATAGGCCCTTATAGCAGCACTCTATATCGGTATTTAAAAGGCTTAACAAATTTGTGCCTCAGTTTGGAGCTGGATTATgatattcatttaatattttattgatagtgttttagtactatttttttaaataaaattaagtcggtattatttttatcctttatttctattaattttcttttattattataaaaatttaaataactgTTATAAACACAAAATTATCATCCTTCTTAGCATACTTAAatgtctttttttattttattttaattatatattcatatgtattttttaaaataaatatttccatGAGATAAAAATACACTAttgtttaaaaaagaataatatcattcatttattgatAACAAATATAAAGATGTAATATAGAAACGAAAAACCTATCACATTTGGCTGGTTcacaataatacaaattaaataatatctgtttgatatcttttatatgtacttttaattttttttcctgattaaattttaaaaaaattaaaaattgcttaaataaaaattttcaaaaaagtcataagaattttttttaaaaaaatcataaaataaattttcttaaaagaacagtaaccaataaattttttttatttttaaaaggcAAGATATCTTTCgctaaataaacaaatatatatatatatatatatatttgtctaAGTcacttcgtttctttttgcccaagttacttatttttttgtccaagtttcttctctttttgtcTCACTCgcttccttttttctttgtgaGTTTCggaaatattatataaatatatatatatataatttttagaaattaattttttgatgtgtatgcttaatttttaacagaaatttttattttaacatgtgtATTTACTTTTGACACATGAGATTCAAgcttatatgtaattttataattttttctattaatttattgattcataagttatatttctaattaaacactctaatcttaaaaaatagcatattaattattttttactattatattaactaataaatagttttttaatcagataatgatactaattctatcctaaaaaatagcatattaattatattttaatatcatattaactaataaattaatttatagttagataataattcaaattctagaaaataatatcttaaattatattttttatattatatttaataataaattaacctTTAACTATATAATAAGTCTTTAATCCTAAACccagtaatatcaattatattgatatattaatttatataatattaaatttcattaatagaattttaaaattttaaaaaaattaaagaatttaaaaatagctagtttgctatattttttctaaaatcttacaaattaatattaaatattaaattttttattaaattatatctataaatttaattttattattaaaataataataacattcgTATAATGTAcggataaataattaatacttaattataatttattttcattattaaaataataattatattcgTGCAACGGAcatgtaaataattaaaatttgattatgaaAAGTCTTGAGGTAAAGCTGCccatataaattatgaaaactaTTCACGTGCAAGttatggattttgaatctataagcccatataaatttattttaaatctgtCAAAGACGTAtcttaaaaagtttaattatttttagacaaATTTAGAATTGTTTATCGAGTAAATTTcaccatttatttattttttaagaataataaaaaaatatgtctattttttagttttttaaaattatctatattatttttagaagtaTTCATTCTTTACaattttcatcatttttatttttcaaaattagttttaaatttcttaCAAATACatgatttatattatattttaataacacaTATACTCTTTATTGTTGAACATTTGAATTgaaatttgtttcattttaaaaaatttcagatactcaaaatatattattatttagcaaatgtatattttttatcgtTCAACTTTTCttgagtttatattttattttcatttgaaaagaTTTAGATACCtaacatatatttaaagatactatttttggttaaatatataccttttgatattatttacttttattttattaatgcttCACAttccttttaactttttaaaatacatgcaaatataaaaatgactaaattattcatttaaattttaatattaaataaaattgacatttcatatcattaatatttgaacataaatataattaaaaatcaacatCTACTTTATTTAGTTTATGTCAAAAGTATACTACAcatatactttttttcttcaatatatattaaacatatattttttttttaccttctAGCAATTTGTCTCATTTTTCAAATATGATATTCTCAACATATCtccaaatttttaaatcagaaaaatacttcttagatttattttattttttcatcattaatacaacaaaaccaaataaagtgtaataatattttataacaattaatGTGTTTTAGACTGATTATCTATTACAAGTATATTGAACatatacatttttttcttcaaatataTCCAACATATAGCCTTTCATCTAAAAGAAACTAAATcgagtatttttataaataaaatttttatttttaggtaTTTTTATTGTCAACAATTTTTACggatatttttgtaattattttatatttttgttgcaTTTATTAAAGAAACCTTTATTTTTGATACGAATCAAATAAACTTCTCAAGATGATTGAAGCATCTACTTACTAAATAACGAAGAGATTACATTTCATACGAAGAGGCAGCATTAATAGCGAAGACTTATCAAATTTTGGAGGttacaaaaagaattcaaatgaTAGTGGTTACTTATGGCTTTTCATAtgctatataattaaaattttttttttttcattttttagcTATATAAACAAAGCCAAAACTATTTgtaaagattat is a genomic window containing:
- the LOC8277197 gene encoding probable carboxylesterase 15, whose amino-acid sequence is MVRERKLVDEVSGWLRLYDDGSVDRTWTGPPQVKFMSEPVPAHDNFIDGVAVKDLTIDSESGLRVRIYLPENKNQKQNYNKLPIIIHFHGGGFCISQADWYMYYNIYTRLARSANAICVSVYLRLAPEHRLPAAVDDGFSTLLWLRSLAKGESYEPWVNDYGDFTRVFLIGDSSGANLVHEVSSRAGRVDLTPVILAGGIPIHPGFVRSERSKSELEQPESPFLTLDMVDKFLGFALPVGCTKDHPITCPMGSGAPPLEGLNLPPFLLCVAEKDLIRDTEMEYYEEMKKANKDVELLINPGMGHSFYLNKIALDMDPLTAAETNNLIEGIIEFIEKH